AAAGTCTGTTGCTGGTTATCTTGCTCGCGTAAAAAACGATGTCGTATCAATCAATGATATTGATTTTACTTGAAAAAATGCTTCAAATACTTCAATTTGCGTAAATGCAAAGGTGCAGGCGGTTAGATTGACAGTCCGGAGGCTACCCAAACAGATTTGAGGGCAAGAAGTGACTGATCAAAATAGTATGCAGAAGCTTGTTTTTACCATCGATGAAATCGCTCTCCCCGAGTTTAAGGAGTGGCTCTTCTGTCCCGGCATGTTGTTTCAAGCTGCGGGCAAGTGGTGGGGAAATAAAGGTCTTCGTGACAGGCGACATGAGGGGCTCGATCTGCTGCTGTACAAGGATGGCGAAGAGAGGATCCGCCATATTGACAAGTCCTTCAAGATCCGGGTTATGTCTGACGGTGTGGTTGTCGGCATCATCCCTGATTTTCTCGGCAAATCCATAATTGTGGAGCACCCTTCTTTAATTGATAATTCTTATAATATTTTGACTATTTATGGTCATACTGCCCCCTGCGACAACATTCATGTGGGGTTGGCACTGCAAGGAGGAGACATCATTGCCTCCGTCGCAGGACCTAACAGGTCATCTACCGCCATGAAGCCCCATTTGCACATTACGGTCGCCCGGACTAATATGGCCATTTGTTACGAGAGACTCAACTGGGAGATCATTGGCACATCGGAAATGCTTACACTGCTTGATCCGCTGATGTTCATTGGCTCTCCCTATCGCATTCTCGGAGATGATGATCCTGCCGACCGATGAAGCGATCGTCAAGCCAAACACGTTTAAATGACAAAAGGGATTAGCCTCTTGGTTTCCCTCATGTAGATCTCATAACCTGCAAAGTGCTTCCGTAAGAGGCTTTCTTCGTACAACATCTTAATGATTAAATCGATCGTCAGAATAAGGGCTGCGGTCAGACGTAAAAGTGAATATTGATCCATGATCAGTGGCCAGATGGTTAGCAATACCGCTGAATACATGGGATGTCTTATGAATGCATAAGGACCGTTTGTGACCAGATGTGAATCCTGTTTTACCAGAGGCGTAATGTTGGTGTTTTTCCTGCCCATTATCACA
This region of Syntrophales bacterium genomic DNA includes:
- a CDS encoding M23 family metallopeptidase, whose translation is MTDQNSMQKLVFTIDEIALPEFKEWLFCPGMLFQAAGKWWGNKGLRDRRHEGLDLLLYKDGEERIRHIDKSFKIRVMSDGVVVGIIPDFLGKSIIVEHPSLIDNSYNILTIYGHTAPCDNIHVGLALQGGDIIASVAGPNRSSTAMKPHLHITVARTNMAICYERLNWEIIGTSEMLTLLDPLMFIGSPYRILGDDDPADR
- a CDS encoding isoprenylcysteine carboxylmethyltransferase family protein, giving the protein MGTEKFKAYTLVSIQVIAILLILVTGWPLAGYVPLLIIQIAGAMLGSWTIVIMGRKNTNITPLVKQDSHLVTNGPYAFIRHPMYSAVLLTIWPLIMDQYSLLRLTAALILTIDLIIKMLYEESLLRKHFAGYEIYMRETKRLIPFVI